The Phaeodactylum tricornutum CCAP 1055/1 chromosome 6, whole genome shotgun sequence region CTTGGACCAGATTGTATCCCAAGGCCGTCGCACGTGTTGTCCTACGAGGAATCTACCTTGACTCTGCAATGGCTCTGGAATCTACCTTGACTCTGCAATGGCTCTCGAATCAAACCTTCCACGAGTACGTGGCGCAAATACACGGTTTATATCCGGAAATGTTGCCATCGCGGTCACTATCGCCAGTGTCACTATTGCCTTGGGATGCCTATGCATTGTTCAATCCAGGACTCGGGCATCATCATTTAAAACAAAGTTGGCAACCTACTTTGCAATTACTGGCTAGCGAACTCCAGCAACATTCCAAGCCGATCCTTTGTACGGCACATTCGAGTCTCGATGCTGAACGTGACGAGAAAGAGCTACGACGCGTGATCGTTGGCGGCGGTCACCAGCCTGACGGCTTTCTGTTGGAATACCAAAAGAATGCCTGGGCGAGCCAAATTTCGTATCAGGATCCCTTCGATCGAAATCATGTAGTCCATCCTAATGCATTTGCTGCTAGACTATACGCTGCCGGGGATAGAGACTAGAAAACCAATGGGAATAGTTGGCGAAAGGATGTACGGTGTTGGTGTGCGAGTGACTACCAGTAAGCTGTAACGAAACCCGTAATGATATCACATACTTACGACTGTCAACCATGGCTTCTGTGCAATCGAGGCGGTCTAgaggtgactgtgagcaactTACAATATCGTAGATTCGATTAAGTACTTGGTAGTTCTACCGATTGCCGATCTACGTGTTGCTATTGGCGCGTTTACGAGCACAATCAAATAGCTGACGGCAATTCCCGCAGCAACCAAAATCCTGTTGGATCCGAgtcttcgttttcttgtACCGATACAAAATGTAGTCCCTTCAAACCGGCCTTGCCTTCTTCCAGTGATGCGGCTTCGACCCGTTGCGATTCGTTCAATTTGGCCATGAGATACTGGGTATCAATGTCGGTTTCCATGACCAGTACCCGCTTGCGCAGATCGGCTGTTAGAGCCACAACTTCGGTTCCGGCCAACCAGGacgccaaggcttcggcgCGATTGGTGAGAATAACGACACCTTGGACAAAGGCGTCAGCGGGAATGTCTCGGGGTATGGTGCAGATTCGTCCTACACCAATATTGGTGGCGTCCACGCTGCCTCCGGGCAAAAACTCGGCCACGGGCAGGGCCACAAAGGCGTACTTTTCGCCCCGCAGTGCGTCGGGCAATCGCACCGGGGTCCGGACGTCCAGAAAGCTAGGAATGGTGGAGCCGACCATGTTGGCGTTGAATCCTTCCATTTGGGGATACACGTTTTCGTGACGGTCTTCTAGCCACGATGCGAGTGCAAAGGTACACCGTGATGGTTTGGAGGTCACGGGTAGCTCCATGAGGGCAATGTTGATCATGTTGAACATGGCCCCACGGAAAAAGCGAATTGTGTTGGGTTTGACATCGGCTCGTTCC contains the following coding sequences:
- a CDS encoding predicted protein, with the protein product EWELDCYSRPVAVAGKKLWEVLITDSAGSFRFRQTLPSNQVNSKTLRQIVDDLMERADVKPNTIRFFRGAMFNMINIALMELPVTSKPSRCTFALASWLEDRHENVYPQMEGFNANMVGSTIPSFLDVRTPVRLPDALRGEKYAFVALPVAEFLPGGSVDATNIGVGRICTIPRDIPADAFVQGVVILTNRAEALASWLAGTEVVALTADLRKRVLVMETDIDTQYLMAKLNESQRVEAASLEEGKAGLKGLHFVSVQENEDSDPTGFWLLRELPSAI